The following DNA comes from bacterium.
ATCACCACCGAAGTAAAAAAAGATGGTGGCACCTGATTACTGGGGCGTCTCCTCCGGTAGTGCTGGCACTTCTGCCGTACCTTCTCCCAGGCATATCGTCGTAACACATAGGAGTAATCGAGGAGGATGAGGTCATTGTCGTCTTGAGCTTAGTGCTACGACATGGAATGAGAGAAGGGCTGTGATACAATCCACATTATTTTCTGTGATTAGCCTTATTGGCTTTAGCCGAAACAACTACGCTACTGGCTTTAACCGAAATAACTACGCTTCCATCTCGCCGAAAAAGTCAGCGACATAGCTCGTAATCGAGTCAAGTGGGATGATGGCACTTTCCTTTTGGCTCCGTACTTTAAGCTCGACACCCCCATTGGCAAGAGAACGTTCACTTACAGTAAGTCGAAGCGGAATACCAATGAGATCTGCATCAGAAAACTTCTCCCCTGCTCTCAACTCTCTATCATCGTACAATACCTCAACTCTTGAAGAGCAAAGATTCGAATAGAGCTCTTCTGCCCTCTCTTGAACACTCTCTTTCTCTAGATTGAGACCAATGAGGTGCACTTGATATGGCGCAATATTTTTCGGCCATATGATACCGTTTTCATCATGACTCCCCTCAACAACCGCTGCTGCTATACGAG
Coding sequences within:
- a CDS encoding proline--tRNA ligase, which produces RIAAAVVEGSHDENGIIWPKNIAPYQVHLIGLNLEKESVQERAEELYSNLCSSRVEVLYDDRELRAGEKFSDADLIGIPLRLTVSERSLANGGVELKVRSQKESAIIPLDSITSYVADFFGEMEA